From one Triticum urartu cultivar G1812 chromosome 3, Tu2.1, whole genome shotgun sequence genomic stretch:
- the LOC125548535 gene encoding uncharacterized protein LOC125548535 — protein MAATADPTAKTPATQPHRLKPWGPPQPPRGHCVPSLSSVSGGAGAIRDRRRSSTSHRRGGADAVDEGPYDDGLEDLRAKLMGHVHEAADRLRLPPATPQRSPEPEPPAAPLPPPPQDAAAVVAASMPWTLRERKRRPSGRGSTGAASSATPWSTTPAAMARHDGMRGPFAVALDAEEIEEDVYALTGARPRRRPRKRARVVQRQLDSLFPGLWLTEITADAYRVPDDQ, from the exons ATGGCGGCCACCGCGGATCCGACGGCGAAGACGCCGGCCACGCAGCCGCACCGCCTGAAGCCGTGGGGTCCACCACAACCGCCTCGTGGCCACTGCGTGCCTTCCCTGTCGTCGGTCTCCGGGGGGGCCGGAGCCATCCGCGATCGGCGCCGCTCCTCGACGTCCCACCGACGCGGTGGTGCCGACGCCGTAGACGAGGGACCTTACGACGACGGGCTGGAAGATCTCCGGGCTAAGCTCATGGGCCACGTCCATGAAGCCGCCGACCGCCTTCGGCTGCCCCCGGCGACGCCCCAGCGGTCGCCGGAGCCCGAGCCTCCGGCAGCGCCGCTTCCTCCGCCACCGCAGGACGCCGCCGCGGTTGTGGCCGCCAGCATGCCGTGGACGCTGAGGGAGCGAAAGCGTCGTCCATCAGGCCGCGGCAGCACGGGCGCCGCATCGTCCGCGACGCCGTGGTCGACGACCCCGGCGGCCATGGCGCGGCACGACGGCATGCGCGGTCCGTTCGCTGTGGCGCTGGATGCGGAGGAGATCGAGGAGGACGTTTACGCCCTCACCGGCGCCCGTCCGCGGCGGCGGCCCCGGAAGCGGGCGCGGGTCGTGCAGCGGCAGCTCGAT TCGCTGTTCCCGGGGCTATGGCTGACCGAGATCACCGCCGACGCCTACCGGGTCCCCGATGACCAGTAA